The nucleotide window ATACAGTCCATACTAGCTCTATTgaagtgttttatgttttaaaatgttcctgAGGTTTAGAAATTGCTCTATGCTTCTGTTTTATGAAGCACTTTCATATCCCATTGGATAATGCCCCAACTGAATTGTTAATCAAGCTAACAGGGCTGTCATTctgaaaaaaagttgtaatacTTTGGATTTGGAACTTCCACTCCTCACCCAACGCATACTGTTCGTAAAGAAACCtttcagtctctttttttctattctttgaCCTAAAAAGTTGTCTTTGTTCTCGATGCACTGCTTTCCTTTTCCCACCTGCTAACAGGCAGCTGGCTGCTCTGTTGTGACAACGATAGGAGCTTCCAGACACCCTTGTAACAGCTTGGCTCGTTAGTGGGAGATTTAGTACTCTAACTTTGGGGGGTCTGGAGGGCTGCTAATGTCCTGGAGGAGTGATTGACACAGAGAAGGAGATCATTATGTCTACAACCTTGCCTGCTTTGGCAGAGTTTGGCCTGATAGTTTCCTGTGTAGATCGTCTTGGTTGAGACGGTTGACTGGGTCACAATTGCTGCAGTGACAATTTTTTTGTCTCGTTCTTGAATCACATGACTAGTTTGGACATTGTGGTTAAGTGAATACAGGAACCAGTTTTGAGAAACTGACTATAAACACTGTCACTTCATTAAAGCAACATGATGTCTTGTGATGATAGTTACTTAATTAAACATGCAAATTTCTGTAAAGCAGCTGAAATAAGTTTTTTTGAAGTATTTCAAAGTAGCAATTCCAGTCCCCAGTCTATACAGAGATAGTTTACGTTTCATGTAGCTGAGAACTTTGCatacatgcatattttaaactatattttgcatatttgcGCTTAAATCTAAATCACTAAatattttagatatttcagtcaaTTGCAAAGCATTAGTGAACATGACATTTTGGATACACATTCTTCAGTGAAACAATGTATGTGATCGGCACAGGATTTTGTTTATTGTGGTTGAAATGGATACTGTgcatatacaaatatttttgaaaaaggGGTTATCAGGTTTGGGATAAAACGTGTCGTTTGAAGACGACAGCTGCCAAAATCATAAGCAGCTGTAACTGGTTCCAGATGTGATAATCAGGCCCAAAGATGGAGTACAATTATGTCAAATGAAACATGCCATAGACCCAcaaatatttagcatttattcCTTTCCTTTGCCCCTAAACAGCAGTTGGTGCCTATAGTGAGCCTATAGAAGGTTTACATTAACAGGAGGGGTTTTGTGGGAATTTAAAGCTGGATCCAATTATGTTTTCAAAGGTTGTACAGCATATTTTTCTGAACTTGACCAAAGCAATCATCAGTTGTGACCCGAGGCTTTACTCAGAGGTCCAAATATATGATGCACTCTTTTAAGTACAGACAGAGTGTTAAGCAGACTTATAGCTCAAAGAACATACATCAAGAAAAGTTAGTTATAGCCTATATATCAGCTTGAGATCcataaaaaaaagctatttcttTTTATCTTACTGGAACCTAAACTACCTTCATGAATATGTTTCTTAACCTGCTGTTTACTGGGCACCATTCACAAACAACTATTTAAAAACTTTCGATCCATTTTTAATCAGATATCTGTTGCACTTCTGTCTGTATCATAACTATTAAGTAGCTTTAGAggcattaaacacatttatggaGTGCCTtggtagccgagtggttactgtgcatgccacataaaggCAGCGGCCCTGGTTTGATTCTGGCAAGGGACtactttgctgcatgtcattcccctctctctttccctgtttcctgtcagcttctGTGCCATACTGttgaaaaaaaggcaaaaaaaatttaaaaactcaCATTCATAACCATCACCATCAAGTAATATTATTTACCCAGATTGCAAAGGTTTGGAAAATGACAAATCAGTCATTTATAAATTCATGAGACTATTGTTGTGTTCTGTTACACATTCAGTCTGTTGGTTGTGTTTATCTATGGCCAGTTTTagaataaagtgaaaatgtaagGTTGTTAAAGTTAGATTAActgtaaatgttgattttttttttttatcactcaaattttattaatgtaaatgttgatttttaagctacaaaatactgaaaacaaCATTAGATTTCATATTACAATCAAAAAGGTTTGTATACTTGTACAAACATCTAAATATTCATTGAAAAGGCTGTTGATGCTTGCATGTAGGTGGACAAAACCTTAGCCCACCAATTAAATTCAGGAAAATGCATCTTCTCTTGCCCTcaatttaaaaggaaaatcatGTTTATGGACAAGCAGAGCTCCTTTGTAAAGATGGATACCTACATGTACCGTATATTGCATTTTATATTGATTACCACAGGATACATGGACATGGAAAATCTGTCTATGCATAGTCTTAGTTGAAGCCAAAGAAGAGAGTCAAAACTAGGCACAGTGAATAAAATTAAGCAGTAAACAGATAATGCAATATGCAAAtgtaactgtattttctttgaGACAAATATATCATTGATTGACGATATACTTAAGTAAAATGCTTTTGAGCAAtagatttttatatatatttttatatatactaAGGACACCAGGATCCGCTTTCTTTCTCCTGTTGCCAACAGGACAACATAATCAGAACAATAAGTTTCTTTTCTACTGTTAGCCAACTTTAATGCCCAACACTAagtattttacaaaaatacTTCACACTGAATCAGGGCCCTTCTTGGTGTTCATCAGCTGCCCATTCCTTTAGCATCTGCAGGAGTTGCCCATAATTATGATGGATTAGACTGCAGCTCTTTGTGCCTGTGCACAGCAATTGTTTTGCAGATGCTGAGGATGTGACATGCATTAATAATTGAGCAAGGCAGACAGAAATCAATGTTCTACTGGAATCATTGGAATCTATTTGTGTTTGGCAGGCGAGTGCAGTGATGTGAACATGAAACCATACACTGTTTGTTGCTTCATCCTCTGTAGAGATCTCATTTCTATACATCACTTTTATCACTCTATTTGCCTAACTTTGGTAAAAATGATGCATGATGTATCATATATATTGAAATATTCACCTTTATTTTTCTACCAACCTCCTGCTTTGTGGTTTTTACCCTCGGAACAAACTCTACCAACATTGCTTAAACTCAATCTGAAGGTTGAAAAGACATTAAGCATTGTGGGAAACTTGGTGGGGAATAGTTTATATTCTGTACTCACTATAACTTAATGACACAAATCTCATAATGCTAGAGTTTAACAAAGGTCTAAAACTTGGGAACTGAATTGTATTTGCATATCTGACATTACAATGTGTTAAGGGTGAGGAAAGGTGATGCTGAACAGCTGACGAgcagccagctcctcctcccaTGTACCATCTGGGACATTAACCTTGCATCTTAGTGCCTTCAATCAACTAGacttacattttctttaacatattctgtcttttaatattctaaatactgaaaaatacacaaattcagagaaaaaaaacattttactatATATTGCAAACTATTACAGTGggtataaaatataaatctattTGCTGATTCTACtggttttgttcagttttaacatttttagtcACTATGagattgttttctgtttctaagCTAAGGAATCACATCACAGTTCAAATTTACTAAACTTCAGTACATATACACACTGCATAGCACAGTAACTACTTCTTTTCATTGCtaattttagattattttctgAACATGAGAAGGCTCAaagttatataaaaaagaaaatactgtactCAAGTTCCATTAATAAACCTAAATCAATTTTGCTAAATCAATTTTCAACATTAGCACCAAATAAAATCTGTCAATAATGCCATTCCCTAACATAAAAATATAGTCAGTCACTGGCCTTGCTGCTTTGATCACAGTGATTTCCCTGTGCTGTTTATTTACTGCATACAATTTCTTATATTTCATGGTAAAAACTGACTGACCACTGTCCAAGATTTCTGTTTGCATTAAGAAATTGCAAAATTACAATTTCCTGGAGGCACTGATTGGTGAAGGGAGCTCTACTGATTCAGTCAGTGACAATGATGATTCAGTATAATTGTACAGTTTGAAGATTCTGTGTTAATGTTTCATTATGTACTACACACCTCTACAGTATATTCCTGAGGCATTAAACTGGAATAAGGTCAGAATCCTGGATATGTCTTAGAGGAAGCAAGAACCTGCTGGTTCTTATGTTGACTACAGTTACCTGTTTTCCCCCTACATGTGGTACAGCATTACAGAGATGAAACCTGTGCAAAGATGGATGTCAAACACGGCTGCCCTGGatgtttatgttcatttttaaattgagcATTGTtctagccttttttttttccctcatattTTCCATTGTTAATTTAAAGCATTGTCCTAGTGTttctatttaaaacaaattccaCTGTCTACTAAGTTTTGTGTCTACTTATGTAGAGTGCAATGGAGGTGGATAAACATACTCTATGTTTGTCAAGGAAAGACGCTTTTATGTAAGCAAACTGATCCCAATTGGCTGATGATAAACCGTGCAATCTTAGCACATTCCTAATATTTCCCCATGTTTTTTAACGTGCAGAAAAGTTTTGAGTGACAGTGGGCATTTGGTCTATTGTGGTATTTGTGCATTCACtatccacatacagtacagaacaGGAAGTCACAGCTTCCAGTTAGAGATAAGGGTGTTCAAAAGGAAACAAATTTTGCATATACTAGTGAccaatgaaaaaatgttttactctcAGGACACATTTGTCAAGCTGtgtattaaatttaaaatggtGACTCACCGTCCACTGTCAAGCAACATCCTCTTGCTCACTTTCTACTTGCCATCTAGTCTTTAGGTGATTGAGGGATGAGGTAAAGGTGACTCTAATTCTATGATGGGATCATGTTGCCAGCGGATACACATTCAGTACCAAGTGTAAACACATTACTCTACTGACAGAGTTTGACAGCAGTGAAATCAGTATAGTTGGTGTTAAAGACTAAAGTATTGGGACCCCTTAAAAATAATTAGCTTACCTTTCACAGAGAGACCACCAATTTAATTGAATACTGATATTCATGAACCTTAATTTTAACAATAATTCAGATCAGTAAAGTTTTAATTCCCCATAGCCTAATGTTCCAGCAGCCTCCAGGCATatcagataaaaataaaaaaaacctgtgggACATGCTGGGTCCAATGtgatatttgaaaataaaaatgattcctGTAATCCCTTGCTATCTAACCAGCTTCATAATGAAGACATGTACATAGAAACAAAAAGTGGGCCaaacttgatttaaaaaatgagtttttgGTCAATGACGTGTTAGATTCAAATCAAAactttgtcttatttgtttGGTGTGTCTTGGAGATTTGTCATGCTATATGTACACTACAAAGTTGACTGGATGGTTCTTCATATTTGTTGTCACATGAATGGTCTCCCTCTAATGCATCTACAGTGTGTATGAATGTTGTCAACTGAGCATTACTTCATCatgtcaactttttttttaaatcatgtgtgCACAGCtaattgtatatttatgtgttgttgtattgcatttgaaaatgtaacttctGAGAGAAATCTGTACTGGTAACTAAATATTTCTTTCtatatctttctttcttataGGACGGACAGAGGGCAGCCCTGTGGATGGACTCTGAGCAGGCCAGATGGAAACAGAACAAGCCAGACATGAGACGGAAGAAAGTCTGATATTAGCACAATTTGGTACATCTCGTAACATCCCTAACAAAGTCCAGAATGGAAGCCAGTCTTCAGAGGGAGATTCTCTGCAAATCACTGGGGATACAAACTGGAACCATTACAAGCCCAGCACAGGTGCCAACTCCATGAAGAGGCACAGGGAGAACTGCAACAGCCCAGCTCCAGGGCAAGGGCTGTTCGATCAGGGATCCTTCATGATGAATGGAGAGTTGATGAATGGAGAGTTGAAGCATGCACTCACTGAGCAGTCCTTACTGGTTCACCAACCCAAGAAACTTAAAGTAGATTCGGAgatgaaaggaaatgaggaCATGAGCTCCAGTTTGGTGGACAACTTTTCTGAATTGACAAAGGCAACAGAATTTGAATGCAATacaccacagacagacattaaGTTAGACAAGAGGAACTGTAATTTTCCTAATGGAGATATTTTCTGTTTAccaagaaataaacaaatttCAATTCCAAATGGTGCTATATCACCCCCCTCAACAATAGAAAGCACTCGGGGTGATCTCTTAGAGAAAACGTTGTCTCAGTATTATCCTGAGCAAGTGTCAATTGCCCGACAAACATCTGGGCCACAACTAGATGCTGTCAATGGTTCACTGGCAAATAAAATGCCCAATGAAGGTGCTCAACCTCCCTCTTTAACCTCAGGATTGCCCAGTGCAGCTCAGATGCCCAActcacagcaacagcagcctGGTGCATCTGGCAATACTGAAGGAGGCAACAATTACAACTCTGTCAACTATGTAGTGAATGGATATTCCAACAATTATGAAGCAGACCACcaccagcaacaacaacagcagcagcagcagcagcaacaacaacaacaacaacaacaacaacaacaacaacaacaacagcagcagcagcagccggcATCTTACTCTGGTCAGGACCTGTCTCTAGGTCAGCTTCCAGGAATGATCCCACCTACAAATACTGGCAATAGCTCACAACATCAAAACGGCCCAGAGTGTTATCCAGATGACACAAATACTCAAGGTATTTATGAGAAAGCCAACCAGGAGTTTAACCATAACTCTTTTCTGGAGCGCAATGCTCCTCTCCAGGCACCTAATTTAGGTGGATATGGGCCCTTTCCCAACTCTGGGATACAAAAAATTAGTCAAAATGATGAACCTGGGTCTGGTCAGCATCAGCAACATGGCACTGATACGGGCCTCCAGTATGGGATTCAACCCCAGAACTTCCAACAAAATGCTGGGAACCCACATGGGGCTGACAATACAGGTGCTATGGGGCCCAATCTCCAGCAGCCATGCCATGCTGGGTTAGAAAATGGGATTGATAACTTGTCTCAGCAGAGAGCCAACTTATCACGTTCAACTCCCAACCAGAGAGGCTGGATAGAGCTGAACTCTTCACATTCCCAGCAGCAACCTGTAAGTGGCCCAACATCATCCAAGGCACAAGAACAGGACATGTGGAGGGGCTTCCCCACTAAGCCTCAGTCTGAGCAGCAGACAACTAACCCCCAGGTTCACAGCCAGATGTTAGAGCCAAACCCAGCACAAAGGTTCCAGACACAGGGAGTTTTCACAGACAACAGCCAGGGGTCTAACAGCttccagcagcaacagcaggacTGTCTCCCGGCCCAAACGAATTGTGCTTCAGCTCAGCACAACACTGCCCCTGAGTGGCAGCAATCAAATTCTAAAGCACCTCAAATGCAGCAGCCTCTACCCCAGAAAATAACTGAGCAACGTAACTTCCCCCATAATCAGCAGGCGGACAGTCGCTACCGCACCCCCATGCAGTCAGAGCACTTATGTGAAGACCCTGACCTGCAGGATATATTGTCTCCTGGATTTTtaacaacacagcaacaacagcactGTAATATTCAACGTCCACTATCCCACCCACCACAATTTGAAGTGCAGCAAATGAAATCTCCCAATTATAGACCTCACAGTCAGCCTCAGCCAGGTCAGCAGCAGCTTCAACCAAACCAGCCACTTAGAAACAACTCTGTTCAATCCAGCAACCAACTCATCCAGCACGGCGACCATGCAACATTCAGTTACAGTAACACAACAGAGATGCAacaattacaacaacaacaaaggcatTATTCTCCGAACTCAGGCAGCAGTAACCTCAAGCAATTTCAACCACAGCGGCCTAACAACCACTGCCACCAGCCCAACCACATGGACTTCCCCCAGACCTCTACACAGTCACAACCTCACTTAACACAAGGTGCTTTAAACCAACAGGTATCAACACAGATGTATCCTAAAGCTGAACAGCAGCTACAGACATCATGCACTCAGTTCCAAAGGGGACCTCGACTACCTCTGGGACCTGCAAGTCCTCATGGAGACTTTCAGAAGCATGCAGCCCTGCGTATGCACCTGTTACAAAGGCAAGAGCGCCAGGGCCCTCCTCATCCCCCTCAGAGCACTAGTGACCCCAAACATTGCCTGGGAGctgtaaaaatggaaaatggaccCAGATTTGAGCTGCCTTGTtcacagcagcaggagcagcagttACAGATGCGAGATCCAGGCATAGGTGGAATGCAAGTCAAGCAGGAGAATCAACAGTCCTTTTGTGAGAAAGGTAAGAGGCAAGGCAGCATCTTGGCCTCTATGGAACAAACCCTGAGGCAGTACCAGCTTTCACCTGTGTTTGAGAAGAAATCACTCGTCATTAATACATCAAATAAAGTCAAGGTGGAATCTTCCGGGCCTGTCACAATTTTGTCAACCAACACTGACCTGAGTGGAATGGAATCATCAGAGGTGACCCCAGGCAATGTAGCTCTAAAAAAACCACCTGATTCCACCCCTAAGAAGGAACACCTTCTACACAGCTTCATGGAGTCTCCTATGAAGCTATTGGATACCCCTATAAAGAATCTCCTGGATACTCCCATGAAAACACAATATGACATTGCATCATGCCACTGTGTTGGTGAGTGTCCTAATGTTGGTTCTGAAATATGACTGATTACTTTGTGGTatgtaaatatgaatttatgtttctttattatatttagaaCAAATCAGCGAGAAGGATGAAGGCCCATACTACACTCACTTGGGGTCAGCACCTACTGTTCCTGGTATACGGGAGGCGATGGAGAAAAGGTTAACCACACATTTGATGTCTTGAAAATTGACAGCAAACATGGACTGTCTTACAAAACAACTAGGTACTGTTTTACATGTAtataatttaatgcttctattttGCATTGAAGGTCTGGTTTAACTGGTCGCGCCATCAGGATTGAGAAAATATTGTACACCGGCAAGGAAGGAAAAAGTACACAAGGGTGTCCCATAGCCAAATGGGTAAGAaccatttttgtatttttaactcTAAGAAAAAAGCTGCCCTTCTATTTGCTTCAAATATCTGCATGTCCGCAACTTCCTATACCTGTCATGTTGCAGGTGATCCGCCGATCCGGTGTAGAAGAAAAGATACTGGTGTTGGTGCGGGAACGTGCTGGTCACAAATGTGACACAGCCTGCATCGTTGTGGTAATCCTGGTCTGGGAGGGCGTCCTGCCTAGTGTGGCTGACCGACTCTACCTCGAGCTAAGTGAAACTCTAACAAAGCATGGAGCCCTCACCCAGAGACGCTGCGCTCTCAATGAAGAGTAAGTGACAGCACAACAAAACCAGAATCTAGCCAAGTGGGCTACAGTAGCTTTCATATCCAAACATAGATGAATTAGGATGATCACTATAATTGTTTTCTATTATACAAATTCCTCAGACGTCAATTTTGActaaacactgaattaaataGAGTAACAGTAGTTAATTAAAATTATTGTCCTCCCCCTCCAGGAGGACCTGTGCATGCCAGGGCTTAGATCCTGAAGCCTGTGGAGCATCTTTCTCTTTTGGTTGCTCCTGGAGCATGTACTACAATGGCTGCAAGTTTGCCCGGAGCAAAATCCCAAGAAAATTTAAGCTACTAGGAGATGATGTTAAAGAGGTATTTCATGTagctggaaaaaaaagtataaccATCATtatgttaatataataatataattaaagtaACTTACTGCCAAATATTGTTTTTCAGGAAGAGAAACTGGAGCAAAACTTTCAAAATCTTGCAACCTTACTGGGTCCTTTGTATAAAACATTGGCACCTGATGCTTATGCAAACCAGGTGAGGATATATGgacattatatacatttttgtctAGCTTCATCCACATCATAATAtgattttattatcaaaatgcAGTGGCAATTTTTTTGACTGGCATGGTATATTATCAAAATGTCTTATTTCTAATACATGATTTTCAGATCAAATCTAAATTTAGCATGTGAGTGATGCAACGTGCGTGTATAAATTCTGAAAATATCAACATGAAAGGAATTTCTGAAATGATCTACATTATAAGCAGTTTTGTAAAAAGTTCCCATCTGTACTTTTTAGTGACCTAAACAACTTAATATCTTCTATCTATCAAATTGACCTCTTTTTGTTCCTGGTCACAGGTGGAACATGAACATAGGGCACCAGATTGTCGTCTGGGGAAGAAGGAGGGCCGTCCCTTCTCAGGGGTCACTGCTTGTCTTGATTTCTGTGCCCACGCTCACAGGGACCTCCACAACATGCAGGGTGGCAGCACTGTGGTAAGCAGAACCTGAGAAGAATATATCTTTATACGTTTGAGGATGGAATACATGCAGAGACTCTAACCACACATCAAGCAATACTTTAATTTCCAAATCATGGCTTTGAATTAGAGATTGTATGTGAATAATAAAAGCAGACTTTACTTTCTAATGTCAGTGTGTGATACTCCTgacaaaaaaatttaaaaaagtatttgtcCAATGTTTTTCCAGGTGTGTACTTTAACAAGGGAGGATAACCGAGAGATTGGAAAGATACCAGAGGATGAGCAGCTCCATGTCCTGCCTCTTTATAAGGCTTCCAACACTGATGAATTTGGTAGTGAGGAGGGTCAGCAGGAGAAAATCAAGTCAGGCGCCATCCAAGTCCTCAGTGCCTTCCGCCGCCAGGTGCGCATGCTTGCAGAACCTGCCAAGTCTTGCCGCCAAAAGAAGCTGGATGCTAAGAAGGCAGCTGCCAACAAGAATGCCATGCTAGACAACTCTAATGATAAGGCAGAGAAGGCCCTCCTGGCCAAGTCAAAAGCTGGCACTTATGAGAATATCGGTCATAGCACTCCGATGGCAGGTAGGCGAACATTTATTCACAGTCTCAAAAGATGACAAACATTTGATCACTTTGTAGGGACATACTGCCATCATACCATatcaacactgaaaaatataaGAGCAATGCATTTATAAAATTCTAGTCTTACAGGATTTTAGTTTACTTCTGCTGCTTAGGCTTTTATCTGTTGCGATTTTTGTTTTCTAGGACCTATTCCAGGTGCTGTGGGAGCAACCCTACAGTCAGGTCAGCCAACACACCCCCTTGGGATCCATCCTCGGGAACTACAGCAACAACATCACCAGAGTATTCTTCCATCTTATCCTGGTGTAACAAATGCAGCCAGCTACCCCAGGTTCCCCAACCATCCTGGGTCTTTTGCAAGCACTTCCAAGCCAGGCAGCATGTATCACCCTCAGCCACCAACACAAGCCAGCCCTTACCCCTCCCCGCTCCATGTACCAAATTCTTACATTAATGGATCAAATCGTCCCTACCCAGGCTTTCAATGTAATGGAGAAATGCCCCTTGACAATTACCATCCATACTATGCTTCAAACCCAAAGCACGTGGACATGTATCGACAACAGCGGCCAGCGCTTTATTCAGAGCAGCAGTACAGTGTACATCAACGTTATGACGTCAATTATCCACCAAGGTATGGTGAGCCAGGTTTACAGGTCAATGGTTACAATGCATGCAACATGAGGCCAGTTCACCCCATGAGACCGTACTCTCCTTATGGCCCTAATGGAGGCTCAGATCCACGGTTCATGGACCCCTTCTCAAGAGCACCCCCAGCCCATGGAAGTCTAGACTATACAGCTACTGTGAGCAAAGGCAATCAGTTTGGAGGATACCCAAATCCATACCTCTCTCGGAACCCACAAATGTTACCACCACGTGAAGATCCTTTCCATAGGCAAATCAAGACAGAGATGGGCATGTCTGGCCCA belongs to Scomber scombrus chromosome 2, fScoSco1.1, whole genome shotgun sequence and includes:
- the tet2 gene encoding methylcytosine dioxygenase TET2 encodes the protein METEQARHETEESLILAQFGTSRNIPNKVQNGSQSSEGDSLQITGDTNWNHYKPSTGANSMKRHRENCNSPAPGQGLFDQGSFMMNGELMNGELKHALTEQSLLVHQPKKLKVDSEMKGNEDMSSSLVDNFSELTKATEFECNTPQTDIKLDKRNCNFPNGDIFCLPRNKQISIPNGAISPPSTIESTRGDLLEKTLSQYYPEQVSIARQTSGPQLDAVNGSLANKMPNEGAQPPSLTSGLPSAAQMPNSQQQQPGASGNTEGGNNYNSVNYVVNGYSNNYEADHHQQQQQQQQQQQQQQQQQQQQQQQQQQQQQPASYSGQDLSLGQLPGMIPPTNTGNSSQHQNGPECYPDDTNTQGIYEKANQEFNHNSFLERNAPLQAPNLGGYGPFPNSGIQKISQNDEPGSGQHQQHGTDTGLQYGIQPQNFQQNAGNPHGADNTGAMGPNLQQPCHAGLENGIDNLSQQRANLSRSTPNQRGWIELNSSHSQQQPVSGPTSSKAQEQDMWRGFPTKPQSEQQTTNPQVHSQMLEPNPAQRFQTQGVFTDNSQGSNSFQQQQQDCLPAQTNCASAQHNTAPEWQQSNSKAPQMQQPLPQKITEQRNFPHNQQADSRYRTPMQSEHLCEDPDLQDILSPGFLTTQQQQHCNIQRPLSHPPQFEVQQMKSPNYRPHSQPQPGQQQLQPNQPLRNNSVQSSNQLIQHGDHATFSYSNTTEMQQLQQQQRHYSPNSGSSNLKQFQPQRPNNHCHQPNHMDFPQTSTQSQPHLTQGALNQQVSTQMYPKAEQQLQTSCTQFQRGPRLPLGPASPHGDFQKHAALRMHLLQRQERQGPPHPPQSTSDPKHCLGAVKMENGPRFELPCSQQQEQQLQMRDPGIGGMQVKQENQQSFCEKGKRQGSILASMEQTLRQYQLSPVFEKKSLVINTSNKVKVESSGPVTILSTNTDLSGMESSEVTPGNVALKKPPDSTPKKEHLLHSFMESPMKLLDTPIKNLLDTPMKTQYDIASCHCVEQISEKDEGPYYTHLGSAPTVPGIREAMEKRSGLTGRAIRIEKILYTGKEGKSTQGCPIAKWVIRRSGVEEKILVLVRERAGHKCDTACIVVVILVWEGVLPSVADRLYLELSETLTKHGALTQRRCALNEERTCACQGLDPEACGASFSFGCSWSMYYNGCKFARSKIPRKFKLLGDDVKEEEKLEQNFQNLATLLGPLYKTLAPDAYANQVEHEHRAPDCRLGKKEGRPFSGVTACLDFCAHAHRDLHNMQGGSTVVCTLTREDNREIGKIPEDEQLHVLPLYKASNTDEFGSEEGQQEKIKSGAIQVLSAFRRQVRMLAEPAKSCRQKKLDAKKAAANKNAMLDNSNDKAEKALLAKSKAGTYENIGHSTPMAGPIPGAVGATLQSGQPTHPLGIHPRELQQQHHQSILPSYPGVTNAASYPRFPNHPGSFASTSKPGSMYHPQPPTQASPYPSPLHVPNSYINGSNRPYPGFQCNGEMPLDNYHPYYASNPKHVDMYRQQRPALYSEQQYSVHQRYDVNYPPRYGEPGLQVNGYNACNMRPVHPMRPYSPYGPNGGSDPRFMDPFSRAPPAHGSLDYTATVSKGNQFGGYPNPYLSRNPQMLPPREDPFHRQIKTEMGMSGPQMLAAQLSGGCLNPETQSGLGLPNGSLMGSGIKQEPGTPQTPTTPQKPEMWSDNEHNFLDPDIGGVAVAPSHGSVLIECAKRELHATTPLTNPDRNHPTRISLVFYQHKNMNEAKHGLALWEAKMAEKAREKEEDAERNGCEGTPSKGSKKGVKREHSESSETTGEPPYKRFIKTLMEGSLSCTTNTHVSTSPYAFTKVTGPYSQFV